One region of Verrucomicrobiota bacterium genomic DNA includes:
- a CDS encoding ABC transporter ATP-binding protein, which produces MSEFVLQYENLNVCYGLNESSDFALRDFSLEVSRGEVFALVGESGSGKSTAGFAAGGLLQSNNTEVSGRIAVAGRSIPADDFATLRKNCGVKIGFVFQEPASALHPTIRIKTQVAEAIQPRRSREETDLRVAQLLESVQLDPEKRILGSYPHHLSGGMQQRIVLAMAIANSPPVLIADEPTTALDPTIRKEVLELIRNQASENARSVLLITHDLGVVSHYSDRMAVLKKGQIVESGDTKRVLANPQHEYTRELIASAL; this is translated from the coding sequence ATGAGTGAATTCGTCTTACAATACGAAAATCTGAATGTCTGCTACGGTTTGAATGAATCCTCCGATTTTGCGCTTAGAGACTTTTCACTTGAGGTCTCTCGGGGCGAGGTCTTTGCACTTGTTGGGGAAAGTGGTAGCGGAAAATCGACTGCTGGATTCGCTGCAGGAGGTCTACTTCAATCCAACAACACTGAGGTGAGCGGCCGAATTGCTGTCGCCGGTCGTTCGATTCCCGCAGATGACTTCGCTACCTTGCGCAAAAACTGTGGAGTTAAGATCGGGTTCGTTTTTCAGGAACCGGCATCTGCGCTTCACCCAACTATCCGGATAAAAACACAAGTTGCCGAGGCCATTCAGCCAAGGAGATCCCGAGAGGAGACGGATCTTCGCGTGGCTCAGCTTCTCGAATCCGTTCAACTCGATCCGGAGAAGCGTATTCTCGGCTCCTACCCTCACCACCTAAGTGGCGGAATGCAGCAGAGGATCGTCCTGGCAATGGCGATTGCCAATTCGCCCCCCGTTTTAATAGCCGATGAACCTACAACAGCGCTCGATCCAACGATTAGGAAAGAGGTGTTGGAGCTCATCCGGAATCAAGCGAGTGAGAACGCCCGGAGTGTGCTTTTGATTACTCATGACCTTGGCGTGGTCTCTCACTATTCAGATCGAATGGCGGTTTTAAAAAAGGGACAGATCGTCGAGAGCGGCGACACTAAGAGGGTCCTAGCAAATCCCCAGCACGAATATACACGGGAACTGATTGCTTCCGCTCTCTGA
- a CDS encoding dipeptide/oligopeptide/nickel ABC transporter ATP-binding protein, producing the protein MTFRIEEGERVGLVGESGSGKSSLARAILGLQPISGGSISINGKTYHGRSQKERIDRARLVQMVFQDPYHSLNPRRSILQSLSEAVAAQANPPPAKDYPSACTSLLERVGLDLSILPRYPHEFSGGQRQRICIARALAVQPRILICDEAVSALDASTQASVVRLLKKISEEEGISLLFITHDLPLIESLCERVVIMHKGNLKEEGQSAEVFSTPKTKETKRLLDSVLRLEVKDDRVDPVPTAKPFSGENA; encoded by the coding sequence GTGACCTTTCGAATTGAAGAAGGTGAAAGAGTCGGACTCGTGGGAGAGAGCGGGAGTGGAAAGTCTTCTTTGGCCCGGGCAATTCTCGGGCTACAACCGATCTCCGGCGGATCAATTTCGATCAACGGGAAGACTTATCATGGCAGATCTCAAAAAGAGAGGATCGATCGGGCGCGGTTGGTTCAAATGGTCTTTCAGGATCCATACCATTCACTCAATCCGCGACGATCCATACTGCAAAGTCTTTCTGAAGCAGTTGCTGCCCAAGCCAATCCGCCGCCTGCAAAAGACTATCCGAGTGCCTGCACTAGCCTCCTCGAAAGAGTTGGATTGGATCTTTCGATCCTCCCTCGGTATCCCCACGAATTTAGCGGCGGTCAACGGCAGAGAATTTGCATTGCCCGCGCTCTAGCCGTTCAACCTAGAATCCTAATCTGCGACGAAGCCGTAAGCGCTCTGGACGCGTCTACCCAAGCCTCGGTGGTGCGACTGCTAAAAAAGATCAGCGAGGAAGAAGGTATTAGCCTACTCTTTATCACTCACGATTTACCCCTGATCGAGAGTCTTTGTGAAAGGGTAGTCATCATGCACAAAGGAAACTTGAAAGAGGAGGGACAGTCTGCCGAAGTCTTCTCAACTCCTAAGACAAAGGAGACCAAGAGGTTGTTGGACTCAGTCCTTAGACTGGAGGTGAAAGATGACCGAGTGGACCCGGTTCCTACTGCGAAACCTTTCTCAGGTGAGAATGCCTGA